Below is a genomic region from Methanolobus sediminis.
TGAAAATTCAATCCCTGCTTTTCAAGTGAATCAATGATTATCTCTGCAATGTTATCTCCGGGTCTGATTATCGGGGTTTTGATTCCAAACATCTGCAGGGATGGGAAAGATGGCTCCTCTGGCATTAGTCCTCTCCTGTAAGATAACTTTTCATAATTTTGATGGCGCAGTAATCGCCACACATAGAGCATGGTCCTTCATCTGGACACATCTGTGCAGGTCTGCCAGGGTCAATAGCAAGTTCTGCCTGTCCTTTCCAGTCAAAGTTTGCTCTTTTTTCAGCAAGCATCAGATCTGCATCATTTAATCCATACTTCATGGAATCCCCAATATGGGCTGCAATCCTGAATGCAATAAGTCCTTCTTTAACCTGTTGTGGGGTTGGAAGTGAAAGGTGTTCTGCAGGTGTGATATAACATAGATAATCTGCTCCGGCACCACTGGCCATGCTTGCACCAACTGCCCCTGCAATGTGGTCGTAACCCACAGCAATATCAGTAGGCAGCGGTCCTGCTACAAAAAGTGGATAATCAGCCTTTTCTTTGTATAATTTCACAGAACCTGGAATGTCAGATGCCTGAATATGTCCTCCCATGCCATTGATTATAACCTGAACACCCATTTCATTTGCTCTTTTAGCAAGTGCTGCATTAGTCTCAATTTCCATTAACTGGGCACTGTCTTTCAGGTCATGGACGCAACCGCTTCTCATGGTATTTCCAAGTGATAGTACAACATCATTCTCCCTGAGTATTTCCATAATCTCATCAAAATGCTCGATGAAAGGATTCTCACATTCATTGAGAAGCATGAAACTGCTGGTAAAGGAACCACCTTTTGAGACCATTCCCATGACCCTGCCTGTACCTTTGAGCTGTTCAAGCATTTCCCTTTCCACACAATGAATAAGTACCGAACTAACTCCCTCTTCAATATGTTTTTTCAGGTAGGAAAGAATGTCATCAACAGTTAAGTTCTCCATTCCCCGTTCTACAATTGTCTGGTAGATAGGAACTGTTGTAACAGGAAGTTCTGTGTTCTCGAACACCTTCTGTCTGATGGCAGAGATATCTCCTCCCATTGACAGATCGGTAATTGTAGCTGCCCCGTATTCCTGTGCAATTTTAACCTTCTCAATTTCGGCTTCAGGATCAATTGCAGCAGATGATGTCCCCAGATTGACATTGATCTTGGTGCTGGCACCTTTGCCAATCGCAACGGGCGGACATCCTTTACGTGTCATTATTACAAGGCTGCCATTTGCAACCCTTTCCAGGACAAGTTCTTCATCGATTTTCTCGGTTTTTGCAACTTCCAGCATCTCTGGTGTGAGGATACCTTCTTTTGCATGGTCGACCTGCGTTTTTGTCATTGTTTACTCTTCCTTATATCGGCCATTTCAAGTATTGTTGGCGTATTATTATGTTTGCCAATTGGCATCAGATGAATTCCACGGCAGAGTTTTTGCAGCTCTTTTATTGACTCTGCACAAATAGCCATGCCTTCTTCCATTGGTTTTTCTGCCGATTCCATTCTCTCTATTATTTTCTCAGGCACATCTATTCCAGGTATGTTCCTGTTCATAAATCTGGCCATGTTTGCAGACCTGAGTGGTATAACTCCGGCAATAATCGGAATTTCAATGTCTCCGATAGATTCCATGAAGTCTTCAAACATAGAAATATCATAAACAGCCTGAGTCTGCATGAAATCAATTCCTGTTTTGACCTTCTTTCGTAGTTTCATCATCTGTGCTTTCCTGGAAGGATCAGTATTTGTCACTGCACCCACTACAAACTGCGGTGGATTTTCAATGACATTGCCTGCAAGGTCAAAACCTTCCTGCATTTTCCGGACAATACTCAGAAGCTGCACGGAGTCCAGATCATAAACCGGTCTTGCTTTTGGATGATCTCCTTTTGTTGTGTGGTCACCTGTCATTATACAGATGTTCCTGATGCCCATGGAGTATGCCCCAAGCAGATCGGATTGCAGTGCAAGCCTGTTCCTGTCCCTGCATGTAAGCTGCATGATTACTTCATGGCCAGCATCAAGGAGAGATTTACTCACTGCCAGTGGGCTCATACGCATAATAGCTTTCTGGTTGTCAGTTACGTTAAGAGCGTCAACCCACCCTCTTGTGAGTTCCGCATCAGAAAGCACCTCTGTAAGGTCTGTTCCCTTTGGAGGGCTGACCTCTGCTGTTATCAGAAAATCGTTTGATGTGAGTTTGTCTTTGAAGGTCCGGGACATCGGGGAATTATATGTATGTCAGGGTTTTAAAATCATCGCAGGAGAGTATCGAGTTTTTCTTTCAGGAGTAAGTATTTCTCTTCGTTTTCAGGATAAAGGCCAATAAATCCGGGGTCAGCTTTTACTTTGATAGCTGTTGGATAATGGGACATTCGATATGAGTTGTAAAGAATGATTACAAACATAAGAGGCAGGAAGAATATTAATGAGATATTTGAAGCTTCGTAAAATCCATATTTTTCGATTGATTCTAACCCATTACTTCCATTCATAACTGCGACTATCAACACCATAAGTCCTAGAATTAAAAAGTATGGTTTTCGGTATTTGTGTAAGGTATTGTTGAAATCAGATATTTCAATTATTTTTTCCACAGGTATTTTCAGGTCTTTGAACAATAGTTTTATCACAATTATTTCGTTGTTGTTGATTATAATTTCATAATATGATCGAAGGTGAATAATCATCAAGATTACAGATACTGTTAAAACAACACTAAGGTAAGTCCAGATACTCCGGTATATATGGTCAATCAAGGATAAGGGCATGAATACTAACCCTATGGCAATAATCACTGGTATGAATTCATAATCCCGAATGTGCAACGGGACTTTCATTTTGATTTCATCATTTATTTGATTCATTTAGTATCAAATCTCTGAATTCTATGGGTTTATGCGTGTAAAACCTGAATTTCTCTTTATTGGTTATTACTTCAAGAAATGCAGGGTACCTGATTCTTTTTTCTGCATTGAAATAAATTATTAAGTAAAATATTATCATCATTGAATTGGAAAGGACTAGTAAAATCCCTTCTTCTGATGATATGTTTCCAGTGAAAGATCTCTGTATGTTGCTGTATGCAAAATATAACATGCCTGCTATCAAAACCAGCATAATGAATGTAAATAAAATATGGTATTTTCGAGGTATATTGTTTCTACCTTTTATTGTTTTGATATCATCCATGTTTATTGTAGTCGGACTCAAAACAAATCTGTGAATAATTATTTTGTTGCTTTCTATTTCGACAGTAGTGATATCCTGCAATACAATTATTGCAAGGCACAGGTACCATATTAAAAAATAAACAATATTAAAGGCAAGAATATCCAGTCCTATTACCGCCATTATAAATAAAAGTACCATCGGAAAAATTAGGATTATGGGCAATCTTAAATCGCCTATCTTATCCACGCTCATTTTTTCTTTGAAACTAACCGGAGTCATATTATGCAGTTTCCTGTGTTTCAATAATCTGTTTCAGTTCTTCAGGTTCCTTTGAATAGAATACAATATTGGATTTATCGGTATTCACTCTTAATAATCTCGAATATGGAAGTTTTTTCAGTAGATTTACAATAATTGCTGCTGCCAGAAATATGAACCAGAATTCATAAAGAAGTATATACACACCTTCTGTCAGTGAAACTCCAGATATTCCATAAAGCAGATCGTTTCTTGCTTTGTAAATAAGATATGTAGGAAGGACAAATAATAAGAGAATCTGCATCAAGCGATATGTGTGACTCCTATTTTTTCTGATATGTACCTCTTTTATGTCTTTCTTGTTAATCACAAGCGGACTGAAAAGAGGTCTGTGAATTATTATCATGTGGGAATTGATCTCAACCTGTGTCCGTTCTTTGACAAAAAGAATGATGAATCCTATGTACCAGATTGCATAGATCAAAACCTTGCATTCAGGTGATTGCAGACACAGAGCATAGACTATTAAGGTTGCTACTATCATGGGGACAAGAACTTTCAACATGGCTTTGTCAAAAGTCATGTCCAGTTGCATCTTTTGTTTAAACTGGGTGTCAGTATTCATTTCAGCAATCTCTTCTCTGATTAGAATCTGGTATTTCAATAGATCATTTGTACCATCAGGAAGTTGGGGAGCAAGGCCACATGTATATGAGCTTTAATCGGATGACATTGTGACCTTGCAGTTGGTACATTGGGTTCCCACAAACTTTCTGTATTTATGGGGGTTATTACTAAAAAAACATTAATTTATTTAGGTGTTATGGCCAAAGATTCAAACTGTTTGATATAGGCAATTGAAAAAGTATCCCTCCCTCAGGTGTAATACTGATGTGCCTTTTTCGTTAATCGGAAACCTCATCATCTGAACTAGGAAGAGTTCCACCGGGTTCCACATCCCCACTACGGTATATAACATTAATTTCTATTTTTTCCCCATTTCGTCTTATCTCCCCTGCTTGTTCAATTATGTATTTTATGTTTAGTATGCCCCCGAAATCGACCCTGCCAATGACTCCGGCTTCTGATGCTGTAAAACGAGCTTTGCTTTCAGAATAGCCAACGACATTTCCATTGTAGGTATATATCTCTGGCTTACTTCCTTCATTCATAAGTATGCCGGGTTCTAATTCTAATTTGTATTCTTTCCCGGATAACTCAATAGTAATTTTGCCAGAATCTGCATCTTTTATGAAAGCTACAGGGTCAACAGTGACGATATCATATTTCGTTATTGAATCGAACCTCTGTAAATTGATTCCATCATCTTCATTAATCTCTATTTTTTCAAAATGCACATTTTGTGAAGTTTCATTTGATGATTCTACTGCTTTCTCACTTACAACTATCAGAGAAATGAATACCAGTACAAAACAAATTACTATAATTTGTTTATAATTCATTGATTTCACCATTTGTTTTGTTCCCAATGCCAGCTATGACTCTGTCTTATGCACTATTGGGCAACACAACTATCTAATCTAATTTAGCAATAAGATATGTATTGTTATAATGTAGTCTTTTCGGTTTTTATTTAACTATTATGGCCAGAGTTCAAACTGAAAGCAATTAAAGTTCAATAAACGTAGTACTTTGAAATTAGTTGGAACGATTGGCCATAATCTATATATCACATATTTGTTATCTTCAAGCAGAAGGTTGTTTAAACGTAGAACGTATCTACAAATGATGAGATGGCGGGGGTTCTATTACTTGAAATTAAAGTTACAAGAAACTTTAAAAATAATAATTTTTTTGCTTTTGATAATCTGTAACTGCTATATTGCAAGTGCTGAAGTTTATGTTACTTTTGAACCTCCAAAAGACATTCCTCCAGAGAATGTCCATAATACAGGATCAGATGGCACTCTTACTTTCTGGGACCTGCCATTATATTTCAAATTTATATGGATTGGTTGCACTATCTGGTTCATCATAGTTTCAATAGGTAAATTCATCCCATTGCTTCTTGGAAAAGTAGCATGCACAAAAGGTGAAAAGAACAGGAAAAAGATACTTTCGTATGTATCTGAAAATCCGGGTTGCTCTGAAAGTGATATTCTTTCTGACCTGGAAATGAAAAGAGGAACCTTTAGGTATCATGTAGATAAGCTTCAGCTTTCAAATCTTCTTATTGCCTTTAAACAAGGTCGCTTTATCAATTATTTCAGCAAGGGTCATGCAAATGAGACCTCCCTGCAAAATGCTGTTTCTAATACACAAAGTGACACCAGAAAATGTGTTCTGGAAACGATATGTGAAGAACCCGGTGTGAATGGTAAGGAATTATCAGAAAAAATAGGGGTTGACAAGAGTACCATTCACTGGCACATAACCAAACTGAAAGATGAAAATATGATACGTGATGAAAAAGATGGCAGATACAGGAAATACTATCCTGCTAGCAATTTTTCAGTTATTCAGGACAACAAGTTATCAGTAATGTCAGACTGAATCTTCAGTACCTTCTTTAGCATCCCATGTGATATCAAGCAGGTCAAGTCTTCCTATTTTCTCAAGCCTGTTACAGATAAGCTCCCATGCACAGTCTTTTTCAGGATCGATTTCGCATTTTCCGTTAACGGAACCTCCACAAGGTCCGTTCAGTAAATGCTTGGGACACAAACTCTTCGGGCAAATACTACCAAAATAATATATCTTACATTCACCACACATGGCACAGAGTTCAGGAACAACTTCTCCGTGAGTTCTTCCTCCAAGGGATACAGTGTCATTTGATGGATAAACCGGTACATCCACAACACCGGCTACAATAGAAACTCCGCTTCCGCAGGCCATTACAAGAATAGTCTTAGCATCTTTTATGGCAGGATTCTTTTCAACAAGTGAATCGAATGAAGCTACACTGCAGGCTGCACTTGGGATTACCCAGCCTACTACATGCTTTCCTGCATCTTCAAGGCGCTGGCACATTTCAAGAACTTCAGGCTCACCGCCAACGTGTATCTTTGCTGCACATGCATTGCAGCCGATAATGAAGATATCATCCTCATCTTTCAGTATTTCAAGTATCTCTTCAAAGGGCTTTGCAGATGAAATTATCATAGTTC
It encodes:
- the thiC gene encoding phosphomethylpyrimidine synthase ThiC, with translation MTKTQVDHAKEGILTPEMLEVAKTEKIDEELVLERVANGSLVIMTRKGCPPVAIGKGASTKINVNLGTSSAAIDPEAEIEKVKIAQEYGAATITDLSMGGDISAIRQKVFENTELPVTTVPIYQTIVERGMENLTVDDILSYLKKHIEEGVSSVLIHCVEREMLEQLKGTGRVMGMVSKGGSFTSSFMLLNECENPFIEHFDEIMEILRENDVVLSLGNTMRSGCVHDLKDSAQLMEIETNAALAKRANEMGVQVIINGMGGHIQASDIPGSVKLYKEKADYPLFVAGPLPTDIAVGYDHIAGAVGASMASGAGADYLCYITPAEHLSLPTPQQVKEGLIAFRIAAHIGDSMKYGLNDADLMLAEKRANFDWKGQAELAIDPGRPAQMCPDEGPCSMCGDYCAIKIMKSYLTGED
- a CDS encoding methylenetetrahydrofolate reductase, whose amino-acid sequence is MSRTFKDKLTSNDFLITAEVSPPKGTDLTEVLSDAELTRGWVDALNVTDNQKAIMRMSPLAVSKSLLDAGHEVIMQLTCRDRNRLALQSDLLGAYSMGIRNICIMTGDHTTKGDHPKARPVYDLDSVQLLSIVRKMQEGFDLAGNVIENPPQFVVGAVTNTDPSRKAQMMKLRKKVKTGIDFMQTQAVYDISMFEDFMESIGDIEIPIIAGVIPLRSANMARFMNRNIPGIDVPEKIIERMESAEKPMEEGMAICAESIKELQKLCRGIHLMPIGKHNNTPTILEMADIRKSKQ
- a CDS encoding winged helix-turn-helix transcriptional regulator yields the protein MLLIICNCYIASAEVYVTFEPPKDIPPENVHNTGSDGTLTFWDLPLYFKFIWIGCTIWFIIVSIGKFIPLLLGKVACTKGEKNRKKILSYVSENPGCSESDILSDLEMKRGTFRYHVDKLQLSNLLIAFKQGRFINYFSKGHANETSLQNAVSNTQSDTRKCVLETICEEPGVNGKELSEKIGVDKSTIHWHITKLKDENMIRDEKDGRYRKYYPASNFSVIQDNKLSVMSD
- a CDS encoding methylenetetrahydrofolate reductase C-terminal domain-containing protein: MIISSAKPFEEILEILKDEDDIFIIGCNACAAKIHVGGEPEVLEMCQRLEDAGKHVVGWVIPSAACSVASFDSLVEKNPAIKDAKTILVMACGSGVSIVAGVVDVPVYPSNDTVSLGGRTHGEVVPELCAMCGECKIYYFGSICPKSLCPKHLLNGPCGGSVNGKCEIDPEKDCAWELICNRLEKIGRLDLLDITWDAKEGTEDSV